Proteins encoded within one genomic window of Flavobacterium sp. NG2:
- the hisB gene encoding bifunctional histidinol-phosphatase/imidazoleglycerol-phosphate dehydratase HisB, whose amino-acid sequence MKKVLFIDRDGTIVLEPEGYQLDSLEKLEFYPKAFQYLAKIATELDYELAMVTNQDGLGTDSFPEDTFWPTQNFILRAFQNEGVLFDDIFIDRSFPEENAPTRKPRTGMLTKYLDNPNYDLANSFVLGDRLTDVELAKNLGAKAIFMNTTDGAGSDEISAKREELDATIALQSTDWKQIYEFLKLEERTASITRKTHETDIYIKLNLDGTGKSNIDTGIAFFDHMLDQISRHGQMDLDIKVKGDLEVDEHHTIEDTAIALGEVYAKALGNKLGIERYGFCLPMDDCLAQVAIDFGGRNWLIWETEFKREMVGKMPTEMFFHFFKSFSDGAKANINIKAEGDNEHHKIEAIFKAFAKAIKVAVKRDTEKMILPSTKGML is encoded by the coding sequence ATGAAAAAAGTACTTTTTATCGATCGTGATGGAACGATTGTTTTGGAACCAGAAGGATATCAATTAGACAGCTTGGAAAAATTAGAGTTTTATCCAAAAGCGTTTCAATATTTGGCTAAAATCGCTACCGAATTGGATTATGAACTAGCAATGGTGACTAATCAAGATGGATTAGGAACTGATTCTTTTCCAGAAGATACTTTTTGGCCTACACAAAATTTCATTTTGAGAGCGTTCCAAAACGAAGGAGTTTTGTTTGACGATATTTTTATCGACCGTTCGTTTCCTGAGGAAAATGCGCCTACACGTAAACCTAGAACTGGGATGTTGACTAAATATTTAGATAATCCAAACTACGATTTGGCGAACTCTTTTGTATTAGGAGATCGTTTGACTGATGTGGAATTAGCTAAGAATTTAGGTGCGAAAGCCATCTTTATGAACACGACCGATGGTGCTGGAAGCGACGAAATCAGTGCTAAAAGAGAAGAATTGGATGCTACAATCGCGTTACAATCTACCGATTGGAAACAAATCTATGAGTTCTTGAAATTAGAAGAACGCACGGCTTCAATTACCAGAAAAACACACGAAACAGATATTTACATCAAATTGAACCTTGACGGAACTGGAAAAAGCAATATCGATACTGGAATTGCCTTTTTTGACCATATGTTAGACCAAATTTCGCGTCATGGCCAAATGGACTTGGATATCAAAGTGAAAGGCGATTTGGAAGTGGACGAACACCATACGATTGAAGACACTGCAATTGCTTTGGGAGAGGTTTATGCTAAAGCACTCGGAAATAAGTTAGGAATTGAGCGTTACGGTTTCTGTTTACCAATGGACGATTGCTTGGCACAAGTAGCGATTGATTTTGGTGGGAGAAACTGGTTGATTTGGGAAACCGAATTCAAACGTGAAATGGTAGGAAAGATGCCAACAGAGATGTTTTTCCACTTTTTCAAATCATTTTCAGATGGTGCGAAAGCCAATATCAACATCAAAGCAGAAGGCGATAACGAACATCACAAAATTGAAGCTATCTTTAAAGCTTTTGCGAAAGCAATAAAAGTAGCGGTAAAACGTGATACGGAAAAAATGATTTTGCCTTCAACAAAAGGGATGTTGTAA